From Gemmatimonadota bacterium, the proteins below share one genomic window:
- a CDS encoding sigma-54 dependent transcriptional regulator: MQKQILITEPRDEQNENAKDKTEHLLQGASTCIAKIRDQIQYLAPFKTTVLITGESGTGKELAAKTLHETGPRADHPFIAVNCSAIPRELTESHLFGHIKGAFTSATTTRQGVFEAAHRGTLFLDEIGDLGLDVQAKWLRVLESQQIVRVGSTDPIDIDVRIIAATNNDLKKAVANGSFREDLYYRLNVLHIDMPPLRLHPEDIPAMATNFLKNFAQDNDLAPKELAPETILYLMTYSWPGNVRELKNILERLAVMVKRDTILPTDLPSDIYTPQREDSNAVNIDLSMLEGLSLHTVEKLIIDYTLNCVNGNRTHAAKRLGISLRTLQRKLKEYYNC, encoded by the coding sequence TGAACCCAGAGATGAGCAGAACGAAAACGCAAAGGACAAAACAGAACACCTGCTTCAAGGTGCATCGACATGCATAGCGAAAATCAGAGACCAGATTCAATATCTGGCTCCTTTTAAGACGACTGTGCTCATCACAGGAGAAAGCGGTACGGGCAAAGAACTGGCTGCAAAAACACTCCACGAAACTGGCCCCAGGGCCGACCACCCTTTTATTGCCGTAAATTGTTCTGCGATTCCCCGCGAACTGACCGAAAGCCATCTTTTCGGCCATATTAAAGGGGCTTTTACCAGTGCGACCACGACCCGACAGGGCGTGTTTGAAGCAGCGCATCGCGGCACCTTATTTCTCGATGAAATCGGCGATCTGGGTCTTGACGTACAGGCCAAGTGGCTGCGCGTTCTGGAAAGCCAACAGATAGTGCGCGTGGGCAGTACAGACCCCATCGATATCGATGTGCGGATAATTGCCGCCACAAATAACGATCTCAAGAAAGCCGTTGCCAATGGCTCGTTCCGCGAAGATCTCTACTATCGCCTCAATGTCCTTCACATTGATATGCCCCCTTTGCGGCTACATCCCGAAGACATCCCCGCAATGGCAACCAATTTTCTCAAAAACTTTGCTCAGGACAACGACCTCGCACCTAAAGAACTCGCTCCCGAGACGATCCTGTATCTCATGACCTATTCATGGCCAGGCAACGTGCGCGAACTCAAAAATATTCTCGAACGTCTCGCCGTTATGGTCAAAAGAGACACCATATTACCGACTGATCTGCCCTCCGATATTTATACGCCACAGCGCGAGGATTCAAATGCCGTGAACATCGATTTGAGCATGCTCGAAGGACTATCCCTACACACCGTTGAAAAACTCATCATAGACTACACCCTAAACTGCGTCAATGGCAACCGCACACATGCGGCCAAAAGGCTGGGCATTAGCCTTCGCACCCTCCAGCGCAAGCTCAAAGAATATTACAACTGCTAA
- a CDS encoding PorV/PorQ family protein, with product MFRKMIFLFAALALIAQDARAGDESRIGTAAAQELRIPIGSRGTALGGAILAHVKGAEALQWNPSGLVFGTHKREAVFSYLDYIADMNVNYFAITTRLRDDISVGISARTLAVGDIVVTTEESPEGTGEILSPRFSCVTFTYSQLLTDRVAFGTTIKYIHEAIKREVANGLAFDFGFQYKTALKGLTLGIAMRNYGPDLRFDGPDLDRVVKLQDAIPEADPQAGSRSFRTSLASAELPTSIEIGLSYAFYEDALGKATFSATFRNNNLATDEYQAGVEYSMKQILQLRGGYVTSPTSDALPNGFKKEYILGPTFGFGLNVPMGNMAFQVDYAFGKTEFFQDNHWLTVGLGF from the coding sequence ATGTTCAGGAAGATGATTTTTCTGTTTGCCGCGCTGGCATTGATCGCTCAGGATGCCCGTGCAGGCGATGAGAGCCGCATCGGCACAGCCGCGGCTCAAGAGTTGCGTATTCCAATTGGTTCGCGCGGTACAGCACTTGGGGGCGCCATACTGGCTCATGTAAAAGGCGCCGAGGCATTGCAGTGGAATCCCTCGGGATTGGTATTTGGAACGCACAAACGCGAAGCCGTGTTTTCATATCTGGATTATATCGCGGATATGAATGTGAACTATTTTGCGATCACCACGCGTTTGCGGGATGATATTTCGGTGGGGATCAGTGCCCGTACGTTAGCCGTGGGCGATATTGTTGTGACGACGGAGGAGTCGCCCGAAGGTACGGGCGAGATACTCTCTCCGAGGTTTTCGTGCGTGACATTTACGTATTCGCAGTTGTTGACAGACCGCGTGGCGTTTGGAACGACGATCAAATATATCCACGAGGCGATTAAGCGCGAGGTCGCCAATGGTCTGGCGTTTGACTTTGGTTTTCAGTACAAAACCGCGCTAAAGGGCCTGACGCTGGGTATTGCTATGCGAAACTATGGCCCAGACCTGCGGTTTGATGGTCCGGACCTGGATCGGGTGGTGAAATTGCAAGACGCGATTCCAGAAGCTGATCCTCAAGCCGGGTCGCGCAGTTTCCGCACATCACTGGCATCTGCGGAATTGCCTACGTCTATAGAAATCGGTCTTTCCTATGCTTTCTATGAAGACGCGCTGGGCAAAGCTACTTTTTCTGCAACTTTCCGCAATAACAATCTGGCGACTGACGAGTATCAGGCTGGCGTTGAGTATTCGATGAAACAAATTCTTCAGTTGCGCGGAGGGTATGTGACGTCTCCAACAAGTGATGCCCTGCCCAACGGGTTTAAGAAGGAATATATTCTGGGCCCGACGTTTGGCTTTGGTCTCAATGTGCCCATGGGCAATATGGCTTTTCAAGTGGATTATGCCTTTGGCAAGACCGAGTTCTTTCAGGATAATCACTGGTTGACTGTGGGACTCGGGTTCTGA